The following proteins are encoded in a genomic region of Sorangiineae bacterium MSr12523:
- a CDS encoding hydrogen peroxide-inducible genes activator, whose product MDVSALTLTQLRYLLAVDEHRSFRGAAESCRVSQPALSMQIRRLEEILGVCLFDRGKSPVVPTDVGTRVVTQARLVLRECARLPDVTQSSDEVAGSYRLGVIPTLARTLIPRLVASFTKAYPRVHLVIEELPTDLLVRRLLEDAVDGGLAVTPLGSPAIHERHLGFERFFVYLSPKHPLSKSPEIRQSDLVEYKPWLLSEEHCFRTQILHLCSIDLRQQPSDGGVRFEAGSLDTLIDIVDTGHGLTLLPELVANRLAPERKSQLRPFSPPVPVRRISLIHARQQERRPLADAVLSILTEGLPASLRRRPTDAVIPPILPAHRRKK is encoded by the coding sequence ATGGATGTATCCGCATTGACGCTGACACAACTGCGCTACCTCCTCGCCGTCGACGAACATCGTTCGTTTCGCGGCGCGGCCGAGAGCTGCCGTGTGTCTCAACCGGCGCTCAGCATGCAGATCCGTAGGCTGGAGGAGATCCTCGGAGTGTGCCTTTTTGACCGAGGAAAATCGCCGGTTGTGCCCACGGACGTGGGCACGCGCGTTGTGACGCAGGCGCGGTTGGTGCTGCGCGAGTGCGCCCGCCTTCCGGATGTGACGCAGTCGTCGGACGAGGTCGCGGGCTCGTATCGGCTGGGTGTCATTCCCACGTTGGCCCGCACATTGATTCCGCGATTGGTTGCGTCGTTCACCAAAGCTTATCCGCGCGTGCACTTGGTCATTGAAGAGCTACCGACCGATCTTTTGGTGCGCCGTCTCTTGGAAGATGCCGTCGACGGCGGTCTTGCGGTCACGCCATTGGGTAGCCCTGCCATTCATGAGCGGCACCTCGGCTTCGAGCGATTCTTCGTGTACCTCTCGCCCAAGCATCCGCTGAGCAAGAGCCCCGAGATTCGCCAGAGCGATCTCGTGGAGTACAAGCCGTGGCTGCTTTCCGAGGAGCACTGCTTCCGCACGCAGATTCTCCATTTGTGTAGCATCGACCTGCGGCAGCAGCCGTCCGACGGCGGCGTGCGCTTCGAGGCGGGAAGCCTGGACACGCTCATCGACATCGTCGACACCGGGCACGGCCTCACGTTGCTGCCCGAGCTCGTCGCCAATCGTCTCGCCCCCGAGCGAAAGTCCCAACTGCGTCCCTTTTCGCCGCCGGTTCCCGTGCGGCGCATCAGCCTGATTCACGCGCGGCAACAGGAGCGCCGCCCGCTGGCCGATGCCGTGCTGTCCATTCTGACCGAGGGGCTCCCCGCTTCGCTGCGCCGCCGGCCGACGGACGCGGTCATCCCGCCGATTTTACCCGCGCACCGCCGGAAGAAGTGA
- a CDS encoding cytochrome-c peroxidase, which produces MRREDVEMPHVGRWRRGARVSFLAVLILAGATAGAVSAQPQPAKPTPPQPPAQAAPPAASAPPILLGNGPHGAMPATEQLTKLPGLFPKEPDGAPPAGVADSFWKVLVPSDNAFDPKRVALGKKLYFDTRLSRDGTVSCATCHDVSRGFTDRRPTSEGVDGKLGRRNAPTSMNAMFFNTLFLDGRAASLEEQARLPIVNPIEMGMPDGAAVTKAIAAIPEYQRDFQAAYGRAVSYEDIGRAIAAFERTLVFLDAPFDRFTVGEATALSDDAKAGWALFNGKARCSTCHQFSSNSPIGTNNKFHNIGVSARHQDFNKLASKALASLEKSNTKETMDQMALETDLSELGRFVVTRNRSDIGGFKTSQLRNIGITSPYMHDGSMQTLWDVVDHYNKGGEANPFLDGGIEPLALSEREVDQVVAFLFTLTDRRFAEANQKEFDRQRAVAQKNRPFRDEALANRKKLPFEAQK; this is translated from the coding sequence ATGCGACGAGAGGACGTCGAGATGCCCCACGTTGGCCGATGGCGCAGGGGGGCTCGTGTGAGCTTTCTTGCCGTACTGATTCTGGCGGGGGCCACGGCAGGCGCCGTGAGCGCCCAGCCGCAACCTGCGAAACCAACCCCGCCGCAACCGCCTGCGCAAGCGGCACCGCCTGCAGCATCGGCGCCGCCGATCTTGCTCGGCAATGGGCCGCACGGGGCGATGCCCGCGACGGAGCAACTCACCAAGCTCCCCGGCCTCTTTCCCAAGGAGCCGGACGGGGCTCCGCCGGCGGGCGTCGCCGACAGCTTCTGGAAGGTGCTCGTCCCCTCGGACAATGCCTTCGATCCGAAGCGTGTTGCGCTGGGCAAAAAGCTGTACTTCGACACACGCCTCTCGCGCGATGGAACCGTCTCGTGTGCGACCTGTCACGACGTGAGCCGCGGCTTCACCGATCGACGCCCCACGTCGGAAGGCGTCGATGGCAAGCTCGGGCGCCGCAATGCCCCGACGTCGATGAACGCGATGTTCTTCAACACGCTGTTCCTCGATGGCCGCGCCGCCTCGCTCGAAGAGCAGGCGCGGTTGCCCATCGTCAACCCGATTGAAATGGGCATGCCCGACGGCGCGGCGGTCACCAAGGCGATCGCAGCCATCCCCGAGTACCAGCGCGACTTCCAGGCTGCGTACGGGCGGGCCGTGAGCTACGAGGACATCGGCCGCGCGATTGCTGCGTTCGAGCGAACCCTGGTGTTCCTCGATGCGCCGTTCGATCGGTTCACCGTGGGCGAGGCGACGGCGCTGTCCGACGATGCCAAGGCCGGCTGGGCGCTCTTCAATGGCAAGGCGCGCTGCTCGACCTGTCACCAATTCAGCTCGAACAGCCCGATTGGGACGAACAACAAGTTCCACAACATCGGCGTCTCCGCACGGCATCAAGACTTCAACAAGCTGGCCAGCAAGGCCCTCGCCTCCTTGGAGAAGAGCAACACCAAGGAAACGATGGATCAGATGGCCCTCGAGACCGACCTTTCCGAGCTCGGGCGCTTCGTGGTGACCCGCAACCGCTCGGACATTGGCGGGTTCAAAACATCGCAGTTGCGCAACATCGGAATCACCTCGCCGTACATGCACGACGGGTCGATGCAGACGCTCTGGGACGTGGTGGATCACTACAACAAAGGCGGCGAGGCGAATCCGTTCCTCGACGGCGGCATCGAACCGCTGGCGTTGAGCGAGCGCGAAGTCGACCAGGTGGTGGCGTTCCTGTTCACGCTGACCGACAGGCGGTTCGCCGAGGCGAATCAAAAAGAATTCGATCGCCAGCGCGCGGTGGCCCAAAAGAACCGCCCCTTCCGCGACGAAGCGCTCGCCAATCGGAAGAAACTGCCCTTCGAGGCCCAGAAATAG
- a CDS encoding metallophosphoesterase, whose translation MTTKKSAWKSIETKHMEERDSLFRGLAKLDRRSFMKVSLAAGAAVASQGLVTPHSFQPVKVAYGQTPGGQKGNFRFAYISDSHLYERKLNDRFVNALMRAVDDVNAMDPQPDFVFYGGDLAQLGQPKELELGAQILKSVKAPLRMMVGEHDWYFDLGDKWRELFGQPQYSFDHKGVHCVVLNSVVEKDFWSARKLSPMDRMKTVAGLDNGVQSPFTVGDEGRKWLAQDLAKIPASTPLIVFSHSPLYKLYKPWNFWTDDAEQVQAILRKFQNVTVLHGHTHQLLSNRIGNISFHGFLSTAWPWPYAPEGLPELTVQMARPDPFDPQDGCGDGSVQVLANGLVDKVYNLWNRNPVTVRSSFLASKGGKDKPAAAARTSF comes from the coding sequence ATGACGACGAAAAAGAGCGCCTGGAAGAGCATCGAAACGAAGCACATGGAGGAGCGCGATAGCCTGTTTCGCGGGCTCGCGAAGCTGGATCGCCGCAGCTTCATGAAGGTCTCCCTCGCTGCCGGTGCCGCGGTGGCGAGCCAAGGCCTGGTCACGCCGCACTCCTTCCAACCGGTGAAGGTGGCCTACGGGCAGACACCGGGCGGACAAAAAGGGAACTTCCGTTTCGCATACATCTCCGATTCGCACTTGTACGAGCGGAAGTTGAATGACCGGTTCGTCAATGCGCTGATGCGCGCGGTGGACGACGTGAATGCGATGGATCCGCAGCCGGACTTCGTCTTTTACGGCGGCGACCTGGCGCAGCTCGGGCAGCCGAAGGAGCTCGAGCTGGGTGCGCAGATCCTGAAGAGCGTGAAGGCTCCGCTCCGGATGATGGTGGGCGAGCACGACTGGTATTTCGATTTGGGCGACAAGTGGCGCGAGCTCTTCGGGCAGCCGCAATATTCGTTCGACCACAAGGGCGTGCACTGCGTGGTGCTCAACAGCGTCGTCGAGAAAGACTTCTGGTCGGCGCGCAAACTCTCGCCGATGGACCGCATGAAGACCGTGGCGGGGCTGGACAACGGCGTGCAGAGCCCCTTCACCGTGGGCGACGAAGGCCGCAAGTGGCTGGCCCAGGACCTGGCCAAGATCCCCGCGTCGACGCCGCTCATCGTCTTTTCGCACTCACCGCTCTACAAGCTGTACAAGCCGTGGAACTTCTGGACCGACGATGCCGAGCAGGTGCAGGCCATCTTGCGCAAGTTCCAGAATGTGACGGTGCTTCACGGGCACACGCACCAATTGCTGAGCAATCGTATCGGCAATATTTCCTTCCACGGGTTCCTCTCCACCGCGTGGCCTTGGCCGTACGCGCCGGAGGGTTTGCCCGAGCTCACCGTTCAAATGGCGCGGCCGGATCCGTTCGATCCGCAGGATGGCTGCGGCGATGGTTCGGTGCAGGTGTTGGCCAATGGCTTGGTCGACAAAGTTTACAATCTTTGGAACCGCAATCCCGTGACGGTGCGGTCCTCTTTCCTGGCGAGCAAGGGCGGCAAAGACAAGCCGGCGGCGGCCGCGCGAACGAGCTTCTGA
- a CDS encoding LysR family transcriptional regulator has translation MAFLLDDPNVGMAGLVAFVRTAESGSFARAAVSLGRTPSGVAKAVARLEQRLGGALFSRTTRTLSLTECGEVVLEHAKNVVESIASAEAAITAARSGPRGRLKVSVPHGLGRAVVLPSLPRFAAAYPEIRVEMDFEARPVDVIGGGYDVVLRTGKAPDSGLRAKRVGRVREIVCAAKSYVARRGAPRTVEELTRHDCIRYRSPKTGRIQAWSLPHDGSGNVPATLVFNTADAIVFALRSGMGIAQVTECTVREDMAKGELIPLFEAHRLEGRDVWLIWPADRHHQPKVRAFIDHAAALFAH, from the coding sequence ATGGCCTTTCTCCTGGACGACCCGAACGTCGGCATGGCGGGCCTCGTCGCCTTCGTACGCACCGCGGAATCCGGCAGCTTCGCCCGCGCAGCCGTGTCGCTCGGGCGCACGCCATCGGGCGTGGCCAAGGCCGTCGCACGCTTGGAGCAGCGGCTCGGCGGGGCGCTCTTCAGCCGGACGACCCGCACGTTGAGCCTCACCGAGTGCGGCGAGGTCGTGCTCGAGCACGCCAAAAACGTCGTGGAGAGCATCGCCTCCGCCGAAGCCGCCATCACCGCCGCACGCAGCGGCCCGCGCGGCCGCCTCAAAGTCAGCGTGCCCCACGGCTTGGGCCGCGCCGTCGTCTTACCGAGCCTGCCGCGGTTTGCGGCCGCGTACCCGGAGATCCGCGTCGAGATGGACTTCGAAGCCCGCCCCGTCGACGTGATCGGTGGCGGCTACGACGTGGTGCTTCGCACGGGCAAGGCGCCCGACAGCGGCCTTCGCGCCAAGCGTGTCGGCCGGGTGCGCGAGATCGTCTGCGCAGCGAAGTCGTACGTCGCCCGCCGCGGCGCCCCGCGCACCGTCGAAGAGCTCACCCGTCACGACTGCATCCGCTACCGCTCGCCCAAGACGGGACGCATCCAAGCCTGGAGCCTCCCCCACGATGGCTCGGGCAACGTGCCGGCAACCCTCGTTTTCAATACGGCGGACGCCATCGTCTTCGCCCTTCGCTCGGGCATGGGCATCGCCCAAGTCACCGAATGCACGGTGCGCGAGGACATGGCCAAGGGCGAGCTCATTCCCTTGTTCGAGGCGCACCGCCTCGAAGGGCGCGACGTCTGGCTGATCTGGCCCGCCGATCGCCATCACCAGCCCAAGGTGCGCGCCTTCATCGATCACGCTGCCGCGCTTTTCGCCCATTGA
- a CDS encoding cyclase family protein, translated as MKASFTKSAVGILFFSWVAGCTPAQARPPAATTATSAAPRSESVGKSPWGPHDEIGALNMMTPESRTAILARLDVRKVYDLATDYFQGMPSFDAFGDPHYQIWMTHTPRGTGVDDPAKVGHAHNDKVSYTGDAVSMYTHTGTHIDALNHFGLDGEVYNGVKADEHLGDHGWNRNGVDKMPPIIARGVLIDVAASKGVAVLPNSYAITLADLQSALTRQATALQPGDVVLIRTGRMSLWPDRARYGGNEPGLSFEAARWLAEEKRAMVIGSDAFAPEALPSPRKDNWIPLHTYLLAQRGIPIIEVINLEELARDRTYEFAFIGAPLRLRGASAAPFRPIAIPLQPKS; from the coding sequence ATGAAAGCCTCGTTCACGAAGTCCGCGGTGGGCATCTTGTTTTTCAGTTGGGTTGCTGGCTGCACGCCGGCCCAGGCGCGGCCCCCGGCGGCGACGACGGCAACGTCGGCCGCGCCGCGATCCGAATCGGTGGGCAAGAGCCCGTGGGGTCCCCACGACGAGATTGGAGCGCTCAACATGATGACCCCCGAATCGCGCACCGCGATCCTGGCACGCCTCGACGTGCGCAAGGTCTACGACCTTGCGACCGACTATTTCCAAGGCATGCCGAGCTTCGACGCCTTTGGCGATCCGCATTATCAAATTTGGATGACCCACACGCCGCGCGGCACCGGTGTGGACGATCCCGCGAAGGTGGGGCACGCCCACAACGACAAGGTCTCGTACACCGGCGATGCCGTTTCGATGTACACCCACACGGGTACGCACATCGATGCGCTCAACCACTTCGGCCTCGACGGCGAGGTGTACAACGGCGTGAAGGCCGACGAGCACCTCGGCGATCACGGTTGGAACCGCAACGGCGTCGACAAGATGCCGCCGATCATCGCGCGCGGTGTGCTCATCGACGTGGCCGCATCGAAGGGCGTGGCCGTGCTGCCCAATTCGTACGCCATCACGTTGGCCGATCTGCAGAGCGCCCTCACGCGCCAAGCCACGGCCTTGCAACCGGGCGACGTGGTTCTGATTCGCACGGGGCGCATGTCGCTCTGGCCGGACCGCGCGCGCTACGGGGGCAATGAACCGGGCCTCTCCTTCGAGGCCGCCCGATGGCTGGCCGAGGAAAAACGCGCCATGGTCATTGGCAGCGATGCCTTTGCACCGGAAGCGCTGCCGTCGCCGCGGAAGGACAACTGGATTCCCTTGCACACGTACTTACTCGCGCAGCGGGGCATTCCAATCATCGAGGTGATCAATCTCGAGGAGCTCGCGCGCGATCGCACCTACGAGTTCGCCTTCATTGGCGCGCCCCTGCGATTGCGTGGCGCATCCGCTGCGCCCTTCCGACCCATCGCAATACCGTTGCAACCCAAATCGTGA